The Nostoc cf. commune SO-36 genomic sequence TGAATGCGGTAGATTGCAATTTCCTCCGCACGACCCCAGGCATCAATCCAGGTTCGATTAATAGCAGGCGAAAGCGTTGGATTTTCCGTTTTGATAAATTGCATCACGCGATCGATGTCTGGCTGCTCTGTGATGTGTTCGGCTCGACCCGTCACAGTAACGCTGCGCCAATGCTGTAGGTTGTGGACATCTTCAACTTGCAAACAGACTTCTGGATTGGCATCCATATACTTAGTTTTCATCCCCACCGTTGTGAAGATGTAAATATCTGAGTCGTCGAAATAATAGCGCATAGGCACAACATAGGGATGTCCTTCAAGGGCACAACCTAAGTGCCCATGTCCTACCTTTTTCAAGAGATCATGGATCTCTTTTGTACTCATTTCATCAATATCTAACACAGTTATTCTCCTTGGCAATTACGATATTTGAACGGGTTCTTTTTCTGCTTCCTGTATAATTTGCGCGGCTTGTAACTCGCAAAATAGGGTACACGGGCAACGGTTTCCAGTACAAAAAATTGTGCAAAAACGCGATCACAACCCTGATAAAAAGACACTTATATATTGAGTGTCTGTATTGAATTATGGAAAGACAATTTTGGCGATCGGCGCATGACCTAAGAAAATATAGGCAGCCGATCTCAGCACACTTTCAGAATAGATTTAA encodes the following:
- a CDS encoding pyridoxamine 5'-phosphate oxidase family protein, which encodes MSTKEIHDLLKKVGHGHLGCALEGHPYVVPMRYYFDDSDIYIFTTVGMKTKYMDANPEVCLQVEDVHNLQHWRSVTVTGRAEHITEQPDIDRVMQFIKTENPTLSPAINRTWIDAWGRAEEIAIYRIHPSEMSGRTTDGVSSKK